The Pseudomonadota bacterium genome has a segment encoding these proteins:
- the flgB gene encoding flagellar basal body rod protein FlgB has translation MSELFKMVGELHRAMDYHVQRHSVLASNIANVDTPGFKPLELERVPDQGTSGGLALAATHEAHLPTGSSAHASNRVVESLEQTVQPGLDGNSVSLEREMSKAAANDMRFSIAARLVQKQLALLRYAAQGRGG, from the coding sequence ATGTCCGAGCTGTTCAAGATGGTCGGCGAGCTTCATAGGGCCATGGACTACCACGTTCAGCGGCACAGTGTGCTCGCCTCCAACATAGCGAACGTTGATACGCCTGGATTCAAGCCGCTCGAGCTGGAACGGGTGCCGGACCAGGGCACCTCGGGCGGCCTTGCCCTTGCGGCTACGCACGAGGCTCACCTCCCCACAGGCAGCAGTGCGCACGCTTCCAATCGTGTAGTCGAGAGTCTGGAACAGACGGTACAACCTGGGCTCGACGGCAATTCGGTGAGCTTGGAACGGGAGATGTCGAAAGCAGCCGCCAACGACATGCGCTTCAGCATCGCTGCGAGACTGGTACAAAAACAATTGGCTCTGTTGCGCTACGCCGCGCAAGGCCGAGGAGGATAG
- the flgC gene encoding flagellar basal body rod protein FlgC: MSLFHAMEIASTGLAAQRVRMNALASNLANARTTRTVDGGPYRRLDPVFRAVPAQTRFRDLLGDGAARSAYIVEVPEVRSDASPPQLVYDPRHPDADERGYVAFPNINIIEEMVNLITAARSYEANVTAVQSVKTMARAALRIGM, from the coding sequence GTGAGTTTGTTTCATGCGATGGAAATCGCTTCAACCGGTCTTGCAGCACAGCGTGTACGAATGAATGCACTCGCGTCCAACCTGGCCAATGCGCGCACCACCCGAACCGTGGATGGCGGGCCCTACCGCCGGCTCGATCCTGTTTTTAGAGCCGTGCCCGCTCAGACACGTTTCCGTGACCTGCTGGGAGACGGCGCTGCGCGATCTGCGTACATCGTAGAGGTGCCGGAAGTTCGTTCTGACGCTTCACCGCCGCAGCTCGTGTACGATCCCAGGCATCCGGATGCGGATGAGCGCGGTTACGTAGCCTTTCCAAACATCAATATCATCGAGGAAATGGTCAATCTCATTACAGCGGCGCGCTCCTACGAGGCGAACGTCACCGCCGTTCAGTCCGTCAAGACGATGGCGCGTGCGGCGCTCAGGATCGGGATGTAG
- the fliE gene encoding flagellar hook-basal body complex protein FliE, which yields MASELQALVDTVKLERADTRPAPSVTDRGHSFAERLKDFVAEVNENQAKAEHLAVQYAKGRQHDLHGTMIALQKADISFRLLSSVRTKVIEAYREISRMGA from the coding sequence ATGGCGAGCGAGCTTCAAGCATTGGTGGATACGGTCAAGCTCGAGCGGGCAGACACGCGCCCCGCGCCGTCCGTCACGGATCGCGGCCATAGCTTTGCCGAGCGGCTGAAGGATTTCGTCGCCGAGGTGAATGAGAATCAGGCGAAGGCGGAGCACTTGGCCGTACAGTATGCGAAGGGACGCCAGCACGACCTGCACGGCACCATGATCGCGCTGCAGAAGGCGGACATTTCGTTTCGCTTGCTGAGCAGCGTTCGCACCAAGGTGATCGAAGCGTATCGCGAGATCTCACGCATGGGGGCTTAG
- the fliF gene encoding flagellar M-ring protein FliF, whose product MERALELLTRIRERWGLLPPQARMAWSLAAAVSIGVVVLAAGLATRPSYTVLFANLSQEDAAQIVSRLGELKLEHKLQDGGRTILVVEDRVHETRLLLAGEGLPNGGGVGFEIFDEQRFGESEFAEQVKYHRALEGELARTIRHITGVDAARVHLVMPKRALFATDRGGASASVVLRLAPGLRLRGEQVRGVVHLVAASVRGLEPANVTVVDGKGAKLNSGEDIEGGKGTDSSLAYKRRVEHLKEDAVRQLLDTMLGAGKSRVRVDAVVNFAREERTEQEFDPEQTATRSFDLTTEGAVADGRTTGGVVGSASNLPGGEAPAAGKAGKGGTNRRHEIRNFEVSKVVRHTVEPVGRVTRLDVAVIVDGQWSEDGDARVFEPLEDEELQRIHGIVSSAVGAQSRRGDRVTVECVPFAASGLEPEPENQLLVLLRELEPFLPYVAAGIGIGLGFLLFLALKRRVAPLLKLPEPRGPSGPRMVELKAAPEAGGIQLPDSAKRVPLSKQLQALTGKRDAENIDEVRAYAAELANQNPDLAVRVVGGWLSEGGNA is encoded by the coding sequence GTGGAGCGGGCGCTCGAGCTACTGACGCGGATTCGCGAGCGCTGGGGGCTCTTGCCTCCCCAGGCGCGGATGGCCTGGTCGCTGGCTGCGGCGGTGTCGATCGGGGTTGTCGTCCTAGCCGCCGGCCTGGCGACGCGCCCAAGCTACACCGTGCTGTTCGCGAATCTCTCGCAAGAAGATGCGGCTCAGATCGTGTCGCGCCTGGGCGAGCTGAAGCTCGAGCACAAGCTGCAGGATGGGGGCCGGACCATCTTGGTGGTCGAGGACAGGGTGCATGAAACGCGCTTGCTTCTTGCCGGGGAGGGACTGCCCAACGGTGGAGGGGTCGGCTTCGAGATCTTCGACGAGCAACGTTTCGGCGAGAGTGAGTTCGCCGAGCAGGTCAAGTACCACCGGGCGCTCGAGGGCGAGCTGGCGCGTACGATACGTCACATTACCGGGGTCGATGCTGCGCGCGTACACCTGGTAATGCCCAAACGTGCCCTGTTTGCCACGGACCGGGGTGGTGCCAGTGCGTCTGTAGTCTTGAGGCTTGCTCCGGGGCTCAGGCTCCGGGGCGAACAGGTTCGGGGAGTGGTGCACTTGGTCGCTGCGAGCGTGCGCGGACTCGAACCGGCGAATGTGACCGTGGTGGATGGCAAAGGCGCCAAGCTCAACAGCGGAGAAGATATAGAGGGCGGCAAGGGAACGGATTCGTCGCTGGCATACAAGCGCCGCGTGGAGCACCTCAAGGAAGACGCCGTACGGCAGCTGCTCGACACCATGCTGGGCGCGGGCAAAAGCCGCGTGCGGGTCGACGCGGTCGTCAATTTCGCGCGCGAGGAACGAACCGAGCAGGAGTTCGACCCGGAGCAGACAGCAACGCGATCGTTCGATTTGACCACGGAGGGTGCGGTCGCCGACGGGCGTACCACGGGCGGCGTGGTGGGGTCGGCTTCGAATCTTCCGGGTGGGGAGGCGCCCGCCGCCGGCAAGGCGGGCAAGGGCGGAACGAATCGCCGCCACGAGATCCGCAACTTCGAGGTCAGCAAAGTGGTCCGGCACACGGTAGAACCCGTAGGTCGCGTCACGCGTCTCGACGTGGCCGTGATCGTAGACGGTCAATGGAGTGAAGACGGCGATGCCAGGGTCTTCGAACCGCTGGAAGACGAGGAGCTGCAACGAATACACGGCATCGTTTCGAGCGCAGTAGGAGCGCAGTCGCGCCGTGGAGACCGGGTCACGGTGGAGTGCGTGCCTTTTGCCGCTTCGGGCCTTGAGCCCGAGCCGGAAAACCAGCTGTTGGTGCTGTTGCGAGAGCTCGAACCGTTTCTACCCTACGTTGCTGCAGGGATCGGGATCGGTCTCGGATTCCTGTTGTTCTTGGCCTTGAAGCGGCGTGTGGCCCCACTGCTCAAGCTGCCGGAGCCACGGGGTCCAAGCGGCCCGCGCATGGTCGAGCTCAAAGCCGCACCGGAGGCGGGCGGGATTCAATTGCCCGACAGCGCGAAGAGGGTACCGCTGTCGAAGCAGCTGCAAGCGCTGACTGGCAAGCGCGATGCGGAGAACATCGACGAGGTTCGAGCGTACGCCGCGGAGCTCGCCAACCAAAACCCGGATCTGGCGGTGCGTGTGGTGGGAGGCTGGTTGAGTGAGGGTGGCAATGCCTGA
- the fliG gene encoding flagellar motor switch protein FliG, whose amino-acid sequence MPDAASAAGEAQPSSAIASAAAATSASPAASGQLGSEVQALTGPQKALVFLVSMDEGLATRIMSKLSDEQVGALRQVSAEMIQVSPQTIAAVHLEFVERSGGGGSASLSGSGSYLRRLAGKALGEGRAAELWSAKMAPGPFAELGRLDATTILGLLESEQPQTIAVVLSQLDNEKAAQVIGKMTADRQAEVVLRIARLEGVPESVVQDIEDEFAQEVSAIKASGRSEVGGLTVASGLLKRLPPEETEQLLDALTSADAHLAEQLRGAMFVFEDLLRIDSRGMQALLKQIQTDKLVLALKNASEDLQEKIFGNLSSRAAGMLREELELLGPVRVTDVEQAQQEIVEIALNLERENKISIAREGGGDFV is encoded by the coding sequence ATGCCTGACGCGGCCTCTGCTGCGGGCGAGGCGCAGCCCTCTTCAGCCATAGCATCGGCTGCGGCTGCGACCTCGGCGTCACCAGCCGCTTCGGGGCAGCTCGGTTCGGAGGTCCAGGCGCTGACCGGCCCTCAGAAGGCACTCGTGTTTCTGGTCAGCATGGACGAGGGATTGGCCACGCGCATCATGTCGAAGCTGAGCGACGAACAGGTCGGCGCGCTGCGCCAAGTGAGCGCGGAGATGATCCAGGTTTCGCCACAGACGATCGCCGCGGTGCATCTGGAATTCGTGGAGCGCTCGGGCGGAGGAGGCAGTGCCAGCCTATCCGGCAGCGGTTCGTACCTGCGCCGCCTTGCCGGCAAGGCGCTAGGGGAAGGCCGCGCCGCAGAGCTGTGGAGCGCCAAGATGGCTCCGGGGCCGTTCGCGGAGCTCGGTCGCCTGGACGCAACAACGATCCTGGGCCTGCTCGAGAGCGAACAGCCACAGACGATCGCCGTGGTGCTCTCTCAGCTCGACAACGAGAAGGCCGCTCAGGTGATCGGAAAGATGACGGCTGACAGGCAGGCGGAAGTGGTGCTGCGGATCGCACGGCTGGAGGGGGTCCCCGAGTCTGTGGTGCAAGATATCGAGGACGAGTTCGCCCAGGAGGTTTCAGCCATCAAGGCGAGCGGCCGGTCCGAGGTGGGGGGGTTGACGGTGGCGTCGGGCCTTCTGAAGCGTCTGCCCCCCGAGGAGACAGAGCAGCTCCTCGACGCCCTCACTTCTGCAGACGCGCACCTGGCGGAGCAACTTCGCGGCGCGATGTTCGTGTTCGAGGATCTGTTGCGCATCGACAGCCGTGGAATGCAGGCGTTGCTGAAGCAGATTCAAACCGACAAGCTGGTGCTCGCCCTCAAGAATGCCAGCGAGGATCTGCAAGAAAAGATCTTCGGTAACCTGTCGTCGCGCGCCGCGGGGATGCTGCGGGAAGAATTGGAGCTGCTTGGTCCGGTGCGAGTCACCGATGTCGAGCAAGCACAACAGGAGATCGTTGAGATCGCGCTGAATCTCGAGAGGGAGAACAAGATCAGCATTGCGCGCGAAGGAGGCGGCGATTTTGTCTAG
- a CDS encoding FliI/YscN family ATPase produces MTGLRQYIPSARRAARPVVAGKLSQVVGLVLEAKGCRAGMGDLFELEPLSGGATIQAQVVGLRGATCLLMPLGETHGLEVGSTLRHIGRATRVAVGTGLLGSVVDALGRPLDGRAPPALELDVPLHGASRNPLRRRPIDTPLHVGVRALDGLLSLGRGQRVGIFAGGGVGKSTLLGMMVRNTQADVVVVGLVGERGREVEEFVNRTLGQEGLARSVVVAATSADPPLIRARGALYATAIAEFFRDRGLHVLLVMDSLTRYAMALREIGLAAGEPPTTKGYTPSVFAALPRLLERAGTTSGQGSITGVYTVLVEGDEMSEPVADAARAIMDGHIVLSRQLAERGHHPAIDVAASVSRVMPQVATPKHQQYAARVRELLAAYREAEDLVAVGAYQSGALPRLDEALRRMPHLERFLRQTPNERAEAAQVVPALTAIWESENE; encoded by the coding sequence ATCACCGGCCTGCGCCAGTACATTCCGAGCGCACGCCGGGCGGCTCGACCCGTGGTTGCGGGCAAGCTGAGTCAGGTGGTGGGGCTGGTCTTGGAGGCCAAAGGCTGTCGCGCAGGCATGGGCGACCTGTTCGAGCTGGAGCCGCTCTCGGGCGGCGCGACCATCCAGGCGCAGGTCGTAGGTCTGCGCGGGGCCACGTGCCTGTTGATGCCCTTGGGGGAGACCCATGGGCTCGAGGTGGGATCGACGCTGCGCCACATTGGGCGCGCCACCCGCGTAGCCGTGGGAACCGGCCTGCTCGGCAGCGTCGTCGACGCGTTGGGCAGGCCGCTCGATGGTCGAGCGCCGCCGGCGCTGGAGCTTGACGTCCCGCTGCATGGGGCTTCGCGCAATCCGCTCAGGCGGCGGCCGATCGACACACCGCTGCACGTCGGAGTTCGGGCGCTTGACGGCCTGCTGTCCTTGGGGCGGGGTCAGCGGGTCGGAATCTTCGCCGGCGGCGGCGTGGGCAAAAGCACCCTGCTCGGCATGATGGTGCGAAACACTCAGGCGGACGTGGTCGTGGTCGGGCTGGTCGGTGAGCGCGGGCGCGAAGTGGAGGAGTTCGTCAACCGGACGCTGGGGCAAGAGGGCTTGGCGCGTTCGGTCGTGGTTGCCGCCACCAGCGCCGATCCGCCGCTGATTCGGGCGCGCGGGGCGCTGTACGCAACGGCCATCGCGGAGTTTTTTCGAGATCGGGGCCTTCATGTTCTGTTGGTCATGGACAGTTTGACCCGCTACGCCATGGCGCTGCGCGAGATTGGCCTGGCGGCGGGTGAGCCGCCTACGACCAAGGGTTATACTCCGAGTGTATTCGCGGCACTGCCACGTTTGCTCGAGCGGGCGGGAACGACGAGCGGACAGGGTTCCATTACGGGAGTCTACACGGTGCTCGTGGAGGGCGACGAGATGAGCGAGCCGGTTGCAGACGCGGCTCGTGCCATCATGGACGGCCACATCGTGCTCTCGCGGCAGCTGGCAGAGCGAGGCCACCACCCGGCGATCGACGTCGCAGCCAGTGTCTCGCGTGTCATGCCGCAGGTGGCCACGCCCAAGCACCAGCAGTACGCGGCCCGCGTTCGGGAGCTGCTTGCCGCCTATCGCGAAGCCGAGGATCTGGTGGCGGTCGGTGCATACCAAAGTGGAGCCCTGCCGCGGCTCGACGAGGCATTGCGGCGCATGCCGCACCTGGAACGATTCCTGCGTCAGACACCAAACGAGCGTGCGGAAGCGGCGCAGGTCGTCCCGGCGTTGACCGCGATTTGGGAAAGCGAGAACGAATGA
- a CDS encoding flagellar hook-length control protein FliK: MKVKHMAALPAQQAPNRRMTADRAGSGRAFKLPLAHRMQEHAGAQPRTESEALSAAPSDERHPAEVVHDLAPRAAQAPKVGHADRVPTAKAAQARRTSQLGDGAPREVVAGPSRDRQQGPRQQGPRQLGPAHAGRPPLRQSPSASGPQVDRRDAGRASSFRFDQASNLFGAVPKAVGLAVGLSAGRARRAAGLLGVAAAAAPTTHERRPKTLPLVPPGAASNTETGAIGQTVSQAAPGPAPPEQAPQGPQPRHPAFEHSAQRFLPAATNPGVSHVQDSAFTLPAMGQGEAGAGLTPARTLAALEVRVLARSIVHAARDPKNAGSLRSGGATIELQHRQLGRVKIALRLTAGGLDLRFTVSKQSHGGMLRASAGQLRTRISQLGLNLRRMSVHTAATAASGLIDRVRRRSDLESEE; the protein is encoded by the coding sequence GTGAAGGTCAAGCACATGGCTGCGCTCCCGGCGCAGCAAGCTCCGAACAGGCGGATGACCGCCGACCGTGCGGGCTCCGGACGCGCTTTCAAGCTTCCCCTAGCGCACCGGATGCAGGAGCACGCCGGTGCACAGCCGAGGACCGAGTCCGAAGCCTTGTCTGCAGCGCCAAGCGACGAACGCCATCCGGCCGAGGTGGTGCACGACCTGGCGCCCCGCGCGGCACAAGCGCCGAAGGTCGGGCACGCGGACCGTGTCCCCACCGCCAAGGCAGCGCAGGCCCGACGCACATCCCAGCTGGGGGACGGGGCGCCTCGCGAGGTCGTGGCCGGGCCGAGCCGCGATCGTCAGCAGGGCCCTCGTCAGCAAGGCCCTCGTCAGCTAGGCCCGGCACACGCAGGCCGCCCACCGTTGCGCCAATCGCCCTCTGCCTCGGGCCCGCAGGTAGATCGGCGAGATGCAGGTCGGGCTAGTTCCTTCCGGTTCGATCAGGCCAGCAACCTGTTTGGCGCCGTTCCAAAGGCTGTGGGCCTGGCTGTGGGCCTGTCCGCAGGGCGCGCTCGGCGTGCCGCCGGCCTGCTGGGAGTCGCCGCGGCAGCGGCGCCAACCACGCACGAGCGCAGGCCGAAAACGCTGCCGCTGGTCCCGCCGGGAGCCGCGTCCAACACAGAGACCGGAGCGATCGGGCAGACCGTGTCGCAAGCCGCACCCGGGCCGGCGCCACCCGAGCAGGCACCCCAGGGCCCGCAGCCGCGTCACCCGGCCTTCGAGCACTCCGCGCAGCGCTTCCTGCCGGCGGCAACGAACCCCGGCGTATCGCACGTGCAGGACAGCGCATTCACGCTCCCTGCCATGGGACAAGGCGAAGCCGGTGCGGGGTTGACCCCGGCACGCACCTTGGCAGCGCTCGAGGTCCGAGTGCTGGCACGGTCTATAGTGCACGCGGCGCGCGATCCCAAAAACGCCGGGAGCCTGCGGTCGGGCGGTGCGACCATCGAACTGCAGCATCGGCAACTCGGACGCGTCAAGATCGCGCTGCGCTTGACCGCGGGTGGGCTCGACCTCCGTTTCACGGTATCGAAGCAATCGCACGGAGGGATGCTGCGTGCTTCCGCCGGACAGCTGCGCACCCGCATCAGCCAGCTGGGCCTGAACCTGCGTCGCATGAGCGTCCATACCGCGGCCACGGCTGCAAGCGGTCTCATCGACCGGGTGCGACGCCGATCGGATCTGGAGAGCGAGGAATAA
- a CDS encoding flagellar hook protein FlgE, whose amino-acid sequence MSILRSLNTGASGLRSHGEALGVVGDNIANVNTTGFKRSRAQFEDILGRSIAGPDAAPAAGGGVRLASIEQMWSQGALLTTESPTDLALTGDGFFVVEGNVSGTHGEYYTRAGQFHIDANGVIVNPAGMKLQGYGVDANGNLQGTVSDLTIAPGTIAASPSTRVDLSLNFDANAQVPVAAWDPADPAGTSNFSTAVTVYDSLGNAHEVTTYFRKTAANAWEWHAMVDGGELTGGTPGIPTEGAGGTLTFNTSGALDTETPGASSFGFAGAAPGQAIVFDFGTSVTGDGGTGLDATTQFGSPFTTNGIAQDGYAAGSVAGISIASDGTIVGVFTNGQRRTLGQVAVADFASVDGLERAGDGLWTATQASGAALVGSAESGGRGSIVAGALEQANVDLGREFVDLIAYQRGFQANSRIITTSDQLYQELINLKR is encoded by the coding sequence ATGTCCATACTTCGCTCGCTCAATACAGGCGCCTCCGGTCTGCGATCCCACGGTGAAGCCCTGGGTGTGGTCGGCGACAATATCGCCAACGTCAACACGACCGGGTTCAAACGCTCGCGGGCCCAGTTCGAGGACATCCTTGGACGCTCGATCGCGGGTCCGGATGCCGCTCCTGCAGCCGGTGGCGGTGTCCGTCTGGCTTCGATCGAACAGATGTGGTCGCAGGGTGCCCTGTTGACCACCGAGTCACCGACCGATCTGGCGCTCACCGGAGATGGGTTCTTCGTCGTTGAAGGCAATGTGAGCGGCACGCATGGCGAGTACTACACTCGTGCGGGCCAGTTTCACATCGATGCCAACGGCGTCATCGTGAATCCCGCGGGCATGAAGCTCCAGGGCTACGGAGTCGACGCCAACGGTAACCTGCAGGGCACGGTTTCGGACCTGACGATCGCGCCCGGTACGATCGCTGCGAGTCCGAGCACCCGGGTCGACCTCTCGTTGAACTTCGACGCGAATGCACAGGTTCCGGTCGCGGCGTGGGACCCGGCCGATCCAGCCGGCACATCGAATTTCTCGACGGCTGTCACGGTATACGATTCGCTGGGCAACGCCCACGAAGTAACCACCTACTTCCGCAAGACGGCTGCAAACGCCTGGGAATGGCATGCCATGGTAGACGGCGGCGAGCTGACAGGCGGCACCCCCGGAATACCCACGGAGGGCGCCGGCGGCACGCTGACGTTCAACACCAGCGGCGCGCTCGACACCGAGACCCCCGGGGCCAGCTCGTTTGGTTTTGCTGGTGCGGCGCCTGGTCAGGCGATCGTCTTCGACTTTGGAACCAGCGTCACCGGCGATGGTGGCACAGGGCTCGACGCCACCACCCAGTTCGGCTCGCCCTTTACCACCAACGGGATCGCCCAAGACGGTTATGCCGCCGGTTCGGTCGCAGGCATATCGATCGCTTCGGATGGGACGATCGTGGGTGTGTTCACCAACGGCCAGCGCAGAACATTGGGTCAGGTGGCCGTTGCAGACTTTGCCAGCGTGGACGGGCTCGAGCGCGCTGGAGACGGCCTTTGGACGGCGACCCAGGCATCGGGGGCCGCGCTGGTGGGGAGCGCCGAGTCCGGCGGACGCGGATCGATCGTGGCGGGGGCGCTGGAGCAAGCCAACGTAGATCTCGGCCGGGAATTCGTCGATCTAATCGCCTACCAGCGCGGATTTCAAGCGAACTCGCGCATCATCACTACCTCGGATCAACTCTACCAGGAGCTCATCAATCTCAAGCGGTAG
- a CDS encoding flagellar basal body-associated FliL family protein: MADDTPELPVKPRNKLILILLLLNLVAVGGTAVYFLLFSGGSSAQQGEDSEPVETESAKAGKLGPLVALRPLVVNLAAEDASHYLKAVIQLEIHSADKLPAVEASLVPIRDGLITHLSSLRVAEVSDHGRKAELHEAIVDLANEVLEEDLVKKAYFSEFVVQ, encoded by the coding sequence ATGGCGGATGACACTCCTGAACTGCCTGTCAAACCCCGCAACAAGCTGATTCTGATCTTGCTGCTGCTCAATCTTGTCGCTGTGGGCGGTACGGCCGTCTATTTCCTGTTGTTCAGCGGAGGCAGCAGCGCCCAGCAAGGTGAGGATAGCGAGCCGGTCGAAACGGAAAGCGCCAAGGCTGGCAAACTTGGTCCCCTGGTGGCGCTTCGTCCCCTGGTGGTCAATCTGGCGGCTGAGGACGCGTCCCATTATCTCAAGGCAGTGATACAGCTGGAAATACACTCGGCCGACAAGCTTCCGGCGGTCGAAGCATCCCTTGTTCCGATCAGGGATGGGCTGATCACGCACCTGTCTTCACTGCGAGTGGCGGAGGTGTCGGATCACGGCAGGAAGGCCGAGCTGCACGAGGCCATCGTGGATCTGGCCAACGAGGTGCTCGAGGAGGATCTCGTGAAGAAGGCCTACTTCAGCGAGTTCGTAGTTCAGTGA
- a CDS encoding FliM/FliN family flagellar motor switch protein, translating into MEESQEPLLSGAETEALLDVMRSDPDDSSNVEGADLGSPDRPLRQALGRADRCTQDFAPEVRKALLHGTSVISTSEDQPSEIVPFNVLSSAIVPGSCIATLRSRDESWGLIILGPALASFVIERRLGAPGDVDDGPAVVRHELTSIDRRVLRPFVEQVVRSFSLIWGGSEGDVRLVEVLRGINELPPLTQFEPLLRVGVRTVPAGSVGDEVIVALTAGAVRATSPTVEPAEESQASDDERGKMAARIAFAEIELVAVLGTRRSFVGEVLAMEVGQVLRLDGVPGQPLALQVEGVTKLRGMPVIHHGNLAVEIHETL; encoded by the coding sequence ATGGAGGAATCCCAAGAGCCGTTGCTGTCTGGCGCCGAAACGGAGGCGCTCCTGGATGTCATGCGCAGCGATCCAGACGACTCCTCCAATGTGGAAGGAGCGGACCTCGGCTCGCCCGATCGTCCGCTGCGTCAGGCCTTGGGACGTGCCGATCGTTGCACGCAGGACTTCGCACCGGAGGTTCGCAAGGCGCTGTTGCATGGCACGTCCGTGATTTCCACCAGCGAGGATCAACCCTCGGAAATCGTGCCCTTCAACGTGCTCAGCAGCGCCATTGTCCCGGGATCCTGCATCGCGACGCTGCGTTCCCGAGACGAGTCCTGGGGTCTTATCATCCTGGGGCCGGCCTTGGCTTCTTTCGTCATCGAGCGACGCCTGGGAGCACCCGGTGATGTCGATGACGGTCCCGCCGTGGTGCGTCACGAGCTCACTTCGATCGATCGTCGCGTGCTGCGGCCGTTTGTCGAACAGGTCGTGCGCTCCTTCTCCCTGATTTGGGGCGGCTCCGAAGGCGACGTGCGACTGGTCGAAGTACTCAGGGGGATCAACGAGCTTCCTCCGCTCACGCAGTTCGAGCCTCTGTTGCGCGTCGGCGTGCGAACGGTCCCGGCGGGAAGCGTCGGGGACGAGGTGATCGTGGCTTTGACGGCGGGTGCGGTGCGCGCCACCAGTCCCACGGTCGAGCCTGCAGAGGAGTCTCAGGCATCGGACGACGAGCGGGGCAAGATGGCCGCACGCATCGCCTTCGCCGAGATCGAGCTCGTGGCCGTGCTGGGCACGCGCCGATCCTTCGTAGGCGAGGTGCTGGCCATGGAGGTGGGGCAGGTGCTGCGGCTCGATGGTGTTCCGGGACAGCCGCTTGCGCTTCAGGTCGAGGGGGTCACCAAGCTCAGGGGGATGCCGGTGATCCATCATGGCAATCTGGCCGTAGAGATCCACGAAACGCTGTGA
- the fliN gene encoding flagellar motor switch protein FliN, with product MDEQTQTELARIMEIPLELHVELGRKRMKISELLSVAAGTVLELTTAAGSPLSIYANRTLIAQGEAVVVGERYGVRITEIVPPRERVKRLGGGSE from the coding sequence ATGGACGAACAAACTCAGACCGAGCTGGCGCGAATCATGGAGATTCCGCTGGAATTGCACGTTGAACTGGGCCGCAAGCGGATGAAGATCAGCGAGCTGCTTTCCGTCGCAGCAGGAACCGTGCTCGAGCTGACGACCGCGGCTGGCTCCCCCCTGTCCATCTACGCGAACCGTACCCTGATCGCGCAGGGAGAGGCCGTCGTGGTTGGGGAACGATACGGCGTGCGCATCACCGAGATCGTCCCACCACGCGAGCGCGTCAAGAGACTTGGAGGAGGTAGCGAGTGA